One stretch of Vibrio kanaloae DNA includes these proteins:
- a CDS encoding haloacid dehalogenase-like hydrolase, whose translation MTTPLYVFDLDETLMDGNSAMIWNEFLVEKGLANEPSFLNEERRLMTLYVQGILNEDAYLEFATRSLVNKTHQEVCALLEECIDSKVLSKIFPQVMQGNWSSKIQGQTMVIISAIVSLIPACVAKKLNIPNAVGIELMEESGQYSVKVLGLPNHMYGKIVSFKEWRTAFDHQQGLCGSINDLPQYDLADRPHLANPHERLRTRADSIPWCAVY comes from the coding sequence ATGACGACCCCGCTGTATGTATTTGATCTAGATGAAACACTCATGGACGGAAACAGTGCCATGATTTGGAATGAGTTTTTGGTTGAAAAAGGCTTAGCGAATGAACCTAGTTTTTTGAACGAAGAACGCCGGTTAATGACACTGTATGTTCAAGGTATTCTTAATGAAGACGCTTACCTCGAATTTGCTACTCGCTCTCTAGTAAATAAAACACATCAAGAGGTGTGTGCTTTGTTAGAGGAGTGTATTGATAGCAAAGTACTGAGTAAGATCTTTCCTCAAGTGATGCAAGGGAACTGGTCTTCCAAAATACAAGGGCAGACGATGGTGATTATCTCTGCCATCGTATCGCTCATTCCTGCCTGTGTAGCGAAAAAGCTCAATATTCCGAATGCAGTCGGCATCGAATTAATGGAAGAGTCTGGTCAATATAGTGTTAAAGTTCTGGGGCTTCCAAATCACATGTACGGTAAGATTGTGAGTTTTAAAGAGTGGCGCACAGCATTTGATCACCAACAAGGCCTCTGTGGTTCAATTAACGACTTGCCTCAATATGATTTGGCCGATCGTCCTCATTTAGCTAACCCACATGAACGTTTAAGAACTCGAGCAGATTCTATTCCGTGGTGTGCGGTGTACTGA